The genomic window TTCCGGCCTCGCCTTTGTTGTCGGATTCCTTGGGCTTACTGCAATCTATGTCATCGCCCAGATCTTCCAGATCGTTGCCGGATAGGAGAGCTGATCATTCAGCTCTTTTTTTTATGCAGTGATTGAGCGATGGATCAAGCTTCGTTTCAACGCACATCCTTCCGCCGTCGATCGTAAAACGCACCATGCCATGCTTTGATGTATCAAGAAGTGTCATATCCTCGAGCCGTTCCACTACCTCCCGGTGCGGATGCCCGTACCGGTTCCCCGCCCCTGCGGATACCAGGCCGTAGGTGAAGTCTGCATTGGCAATGAAGTATTCCCCCGTGGATGTATCCGAGCCGTGATGCGCAAGTTTCAGCACATCTGCTTCAATCTTGCCCGCCTCCGACACCCATAACTGCTCCATCTCTTCATCCGTGTCCCCTGTAAAGAGGAAATTGTAGGATCCGGTCTCCACTTCCAATACCAGTGAGTTCCTGTTCGGATCATCATCGCTATGCGCGGGACCAGGGAAAAGCCGTCTGATGGCGATGTCGCCCACCTGCAGTTCCCTGATATGAAGCGCATCTACGAGTACCCCTTGAAACGCATCGGGCATGTCTTCATACCACGCCTGGAATCCGGGATCGTTGGGGTTCACATATATGTGGTCCACCGCCATCCTACTGATGATATGATGCGCCTCCCCCACATGATCCAGGTCGAAATGCGACAGTACCATCATATCGATGCGGTCGACTCCCGCCTCCTTGAGATATGGCAGGATGGTCTGATCGGAGAGCATCTGTCCCGCATCCCGATAATAATATCTGCCGCCCGTATCGATGAGGAGGACAGAGCGGTTTCGATGATCTTCTATGACGAAAGCATCTCCCTGGCCGACATCCACCATTGTAACAGTAAAGTCATCGTGAGGAATACGATCGATCAGAAATATTGATAGGATGAAGCATGCAGAAAGCATCAGGAACTGCCTGACCTGCCTGAGACAGAGGGTCCGGATCATCCAGTAGGACAAGGTGCTCAAGAGGATGAGCCAGAATGGCCCCAGGCTGCCCACCGATGTACGGTGGTCCATGCCGTCAGCGATCAGCGTGATCACACCCTTCAGAGTTTCGAAGACGAAAGCATATCCTGAATCGACAACTTCAGGCAGGTGGGTGAAAACCATGACATTGAACAGTATGACCATCGGGAAGATGACGGAGGTGAAAAGCGGTACAAAGATCATATTCATCACGATTCCGCTGATGCTCAATTCGTTGAACTGGTGGAGCAGGATGACCAGCGTGGATATCTCGGCGATCAGGGTGATGCCGAGCAGCTGGATGAAGAATCCTGAGCCGCTCCAGTAATGGCGGCTCAGGATGATCATGAAGGTCGTGATGTAGGACAGTTGGAATCCGGCATGGAGTACGATCCAGGGATTGATCACGATCTGCACCAGTGCAGAGAGCGAGATGACGGAAAGATACGGTTTTTTTCTTGTGAATGAAACAAGGAGCAGTGTCACCGTCATGAAGACTGCCCGAAAGACGCTCGGACTGAAGAAGTTGAGGCACAGGAACACCAGAAGTGCGGCAATCATCAACAGCTTGATCAAAGTGATGTCCAGCCTGAACCGGTTCAGTACATAAAACAGGATGGCAGTGATGAAGGCCACATGTGTGCCCGAGATGACATAGAGGTGGTAGATGCCGAGCTTCTGCAGCTTATCGAAGAGTTCGGAGGTGATATATGACTTGTTGCCGACGGAAAGGGTGAGTATATCAAACTTATAGTCATATACAGTCGACCCAAGGACGGCTTCCATGTATCCGTCACGCATTTTTGCCAGATGCATGCCCCATGTCATGGGACCTGCCGCACATTGGCTTGAATCGACCGAATCGGCATATATGCGTCCATCCAGACCATTGACATTCATGCGCATACGGTCATCCTTCTTGATGAAATTTCGCTGCGCTTCCGGCACCACCACTTCAAAAGGCCCCTGGCATACTGCCCCAACCGGGAGTTTTACCGCCTCCTCCATGTACAGGTCATAGCGTCCGCCTTCATGGGTCACGGTATGTGCGACTCCATCCCGGTAATACTTATAGCCAGTGACCGTCACGGTATCCACCATGGCCGGTGAATCCTTTTCAGGCAAAATAAAGACAGCCATTGCTACAATGGCTGTCGTTCCAAGGTGGAAGAGCAGGAATGCCTTCCCCTTCATTCTTCTATGGCATATAAGACTGGAAATGATGATGAAAAACACCGCCGGAACCGGCTGGGCATACAGGATGTATCCATTGAGCACCGAAAGCAGCATGAGAAAAAGGATCATGGCTGCTTTTCAAAAGAATCGATGATGCTTGCCCTGTCGAAATCGATGCGTTCATAATGGACACCGGTCTTATCCAGCAGTTCCAGGGCGTATGGATGGTTCTTATAGTCTTCGGCATAGTATATGTATCGGATACCGGCCTGTATCAGCGACTTCGTGCAGTGTACACATGGGAAATGCGTGACATAGATGCTCGCCCCTTCCGTGGACACGCCGAATTTG from Salinicoccus sp. RF5 includes these protein-coding regions:
- a CDS encoding DNA internalization-related competence protein ComEC/Rec2 — protein: MILFLMLLSVLNGYILYAQPVPAVFFIIISSLICHRRMKGKAFLLFHLGTTAIVAMAVFILPEKDSPAMVDTVTVTGYKYYRDGVAHTVTHEGGRYDLYMEEAVKLPVGAVCQGPFEVVVPEAQRNFIKKDDRMRMNVNGLDGRIYADSVDSSQCAAGPMTWGMHLAKMRDGYMEAVLGSTVYDYKFDILTLSVGNKSYITSELFDKLQKLGIYHLYVISGTHVAFITAILFYVLNRFRLDITLIKLLMIAALLVFLCLNFFSPSVFRAVFMTVTLLLVSFTRKKPYLSVISLSALVQIVINPWIVLHAGFQLSYITTFMIILSRHYWSGSGFFIQLLGITLIAEISTLVILLHQFNELSISGIVMNMIFVPLFTSVIFPMVILFNVMVFTHLPEVVDSGYAFVFETLKGVITLIADGMDHRTSVGSLGPFWLILLSTLSYWMIRTLCLRQVRQFLMLSACFILSIFLIDRIPHDDFTVTMVDVGQGDAFVIEDHRNRSVLLIDTGGRYYYRDAGQMLSDQTILPYLKEAGVDRIDMMVLSHFDLDHVGEAHHIISRMAVDHIYVNPNDPGFQAWYEDMPDAFQGVLVDALHIRELQVGDIAIRRLFPGPAHSDDDPNRNSLVLEVETGSYNFLFTGDTDEEMEQLWVSEAGKIEADVLKLAHHGSDTSTGEYFIANADFTYGLVSAGAGNRYGHPHREVVERLEDMTLLDTSKHGMVRFTIDGGRMCVETKLDPSLNHCIKKRAE
- a CDS encoding YqzM family protein — protein: MNKFEKHVQSKNNDVIDSGLAFVVGFLGLTAIYVIAQIFQIVAG